Proteins from one Algicella marina genomic window:
- a CDS encoding DMT family transporter, protein MTDHLKGLLITTLGVACILPDSLFVRLIEADPFVTAFWRGLSAGVIILAVILATQGPRAYTALLRTGRAGMIYTVLLATTTPAFVLAVTNTSVANVVFIFAAMPIFASIFGRLFLGEPIRRRMVLTMSAVIAGLAVIAYGSAETAIASWKGDLWALYVAAAYAAALTAVRRVRGASMVPAIPVAYIGAAVAMALLANPLPALSGQWPLFLGHGLFIAAGTCLLAIGPRYITAAEVSLLVLLESVLAPLLVWAVVGENPGRMALAGGAIVIGALLVSNLIALRNRR, encoded by the coding sequence ATGACCGATCACCTCAAGGGCCTGCTGATCACCACCCTCGGCGTGGCCTGCATCCTGCCGGATTCACTCTTCGTCCGCCTCATAGAGGCAGACCCGTTCGTCACCGCCTTCTGGCGAGGCCTCTCCGCGGGCGTGATCATCCTTGCCGTCATTCTCGCCACGCAGGGTCCGCGCGCCTACACAGCCCTCCTTCGCACCGGTCGCGCCGGGATGATCTACACCGTGCTGCTTGCCACGACGACACCCGCCTTCGTCCTCGCCGTCACCAACACCTCGGTCGCCAATGTCGTCTTCATCTTCGCCGCAATGCCGATCTTCGCTTCCATATTCGGCCGCCTGTTTCTCGGCGAACCGATCCGAAGGCGCATGGTGCTGACAATGTCGGCCGTTATCGCCGGACTGGCCGTCATTGCCTATGGCTCGGCCGAAACCGCCATCGCCTCCTGGAAGGGCGACCTTTGGGCCCTCTATGTTGCCGCAGCATACGCTGCCGCCCTCACTGCCGTCCGCAGGGTCAGGGGTGCATCGATGGTTCCGGCGATTCCCGTCGCCTACATCGGCGCCGCGGTCGCTATGGCATTGCTCGCCAATCCGCTGCCCGCTCTATCCGGCCAGTGGCCCCTGTTCCTCGGCCACGGCCTGTTCATCGCCGCCGGCACCTGTTTGCTGGCCATCGGGCCACGTTACATAACGGCTGCCGAAGTCTCGCTGCTCGTCCTGCTGGAGTCGGTTCTCGCGCCACTGCTTGTCTGGGCCGTGGTGGGTGAGAACCCCGGTCGGATGGCCCTTGCCGGCGGCGCCATCGTCATCGGCGCCCTACTCGTCTCGAACCTGATTGCACTGCGCAACCGGCGGTAA
- a CDS encoding rhodanese-related sulfurtransferase has protein sequence MFTVAALYHFTRFEDPDALRAPLQALAERGGVRGTLLLAEEGINGTIAGPRQGIDAMLAHVQSLPGCETLEWKESTASVMPFLRMKVRVKSEIVTMGQPGVNPVEAVGKYVDPRDWNGLIERNDVVLIDTRNDYEVGIGTFANAVDPETASFREFPDWWAKNAERFEGKKVAMFCTGGIRCEKATNYLLGQGVEDVFHLKGGILKYLEEVPEAESRWHGECFVFDARVSVGHGLKEGDYHLCYACRRPITEADMARPEFEKGVSCHQCIGETSEDRRQRFRERQKQVELAARRGESHIGEPQ, from the coding sequence ATGTTCACGGTTGCCGCCCTCTATCACTTCACACGGTTTGAAGATCCGGATGCCCTCCGGGCGCCGCTTCAGGCGCTGGCGGAACGTGGCGGTGTGCGCGGCACCCTGCTGTTGGCGGAGGAGGGGATCAACGGCACGATCGCGGGGCCGCGGCAGGGAATCGACGCAATGCTGGCGCATGTGCAGAGCCTGCCGGGGTGTGAGACGCTGGAATGGAAGGAAAGCACCGCCAGCGTAATGCCGTTCCTGCGAATGAAGGTGCGGGTAAAGTCTGAAATCGTGACGATGGGCCAGCCGGGCGTGAACCCGGTGGAAGCGGTGGGCAAGTACGTCGATCCGCGTGACTGGAACGGTCTGATCGAGCGCAACGACGTGGTGCTGATCGACACCCGCAACGATTACGAGGTGGGGATTGGCACTTTCGCCAATGCGGTCGATCCCGAAACGGCCAGTTTTAGGGAATTCCCGGACTGGTGGGCAAAGAACGCCGAGCGGTTCGAAGGCAAGAAGGTGGCAATGTTCTGCACCGGTGGCATTCGATGCGAAAAGGCCACCAATTATCTGCTGGGGCAGGGCGTCGAGGATGTCTTTCATCTGAAGGGCGGAATCCTGAAATACCTCGAGGAAGTGCCGGAGGCGGAGAGCCGCTGGCACGGGGAGTGTTTCGTGTTCGATGCGCGTGTTTCGGTAGGGCACGGACTGAAGGAGGGCGACTATCACCTTTGCTACGCCTGCCGGCGCCCGATAACGGAGGCCGATATGGCGCGGCCCGAGTTCGAGAAGGGCGTGAGCTGCCATCAGTGCATCGGTGAGACGAGCGAAGACCGGCGACAACGGTTCCGTGAGCGGCAAAAGCAGGTAGAGTTGGCGGCGCGCCGCGGCGAGAGCCATATTGGCGAGCCACAGTAG